The Vitis vinifera cultivar Pinot Noir 40024 chromosome 12, ASM3070453v1 genome has a segment encoding these proteins:
- the LOC100261975 gene encoding dirigent protein 2-like, producing MHDWETGANVTAIPIAGLPKKPWAVGTFATIIPIDDALTETIDRNSAQIGRAQGIYVNSALDGSDLHFLMSVVFTNKQYNGSSLEIQGADRFFNKYREVSVVSGTGMFRNGAVLSVPGKIWSFTSFGTVFVTDDPITEAPDPNSAPVGRGRGMYITSALDGSTTHVLISIVFTNGQFSGSTLEIQGSSPPFQKYREVSVVSGTGPLRFARGYAIFETGFVDTPIGYSVIKCNVTIRTA from the exons ATGCACGACTGGGAAACAGGGGCAAACGTCACCGCCATTCCGATTGCTGGCCTCCCCAAGAAGCCATGGGCGGTTGGTACATTCGCTACCATCATTCCTATTGATGATGCGTTAACTGAAACAATTGATCGCAATTCAGCACAAATAGGGCGCGCCCAGGGCATCTATGTAAACTCAGCTCTGGACGGCTCTGACCTACACTTCTTGATGTCAGTGGTGTTCACCAACAAGCAGTACAACGGTAGCAGCCTTGAGATTCAAGGTGCTGATAGGTTTTTCAATAAGTATAGAGAGGTTTCGGTGGTGTCTGGAACTGGGATGTTCCG AAATGGCGCTGTACTCAGCGTCCCCGGCAAGATCTGGAGCTTCACTTCATTCGGAACAGTTTTTGTTACTGATGACCCTATAACTGAAGCCCCTGATCCCAACTCAGCCCCGGTTGGACGTGGGCGAGGCATGTACATCACCTCCGCGCTGGATGGCTCAACCACCCATGTTTTGATATCAATTGTGTTCACTAATGGACAATTCAGTGGCAGCACACTGGAGATTCAAGGTAGCAGCCCACCGTTTCAGAAATATAGAGAAGTGTCCGTGGTGTCCGGGACCGGGCCGCTTCGTTTTGCAAGGGGCTATGCTATATTTGAGACTGGTTTTGTTGACACGCCAATTGGTTACTCAGTCATAAAGTGTAATGTCACTATTCGCACTGCTTAA
- the LOC100267146 gene encoding dirigent protein 22: protein MAPTSLTTSVAIFFLLLLAIPICLEAKPLKLKQTQVVFYMHDWETGANVTAIPIAGLPKKPWAVGTFATIIAIDDALTETIDRNSAQIGRAQGIYVNSALDGSDLHFLMSVVFTNKQYNGSSLEIQGANRFFNKYREVSVVSGTGMFRLARGYAILETVYLDLPVSNAIIRWNVTVLHY from the coding sequence ATGGCGCCAACCTCACTAACAACCTCTGTCGCAATCTTCTTCCTCCTGCTTCTAGCCATACCAATATGTCTAGAAGCGAAACCactcaaactcaaacaaacCCAGGTAGTTTTCTACATGCACGACTGGGAAACAGGGGCAAACGTCACCGCCATCCCGATTGCTGGCCTCCCCAAGAAGCCATGGGCGGTTGGTACATTCGCTACCATCATTGCTATTGATGATGCGTTAACTGAAACAATTGATCGCAATTCAGCACAAATAGGGCGCGCCCAGGGCATCTATGTGAACTCAGCTCTGGACGGCTCTGACTTACACTTCTTGATGTCAGTGGTGTTCACCAACAAGCAGTACAACGGTAGCAGCCTTGAGATTCAAGGTGCTAATAGGTTTTTCAATAAGTATAGAGAGGTTTCGGTGGTGTCTGGAACTGGGATGTTCCGGTTAGCCCGGGGTTATGCCATCTTGGAGACTGTTTACTTAGACCTACCAGTTTCCAACGCCATCATTCGTTGGAATGTTACGGTTCTTCATTATTGA